A window from Chitinophaga filiformis encodes these proteins:
- a CDS encoding DMT family transporter, producing MKIAWLFVVFLCGALLPLQGGLNAKLAKLIASPVYASMICFIVGAFTMALYVPFTKETFSWQLLRGSDITAILGGGVIGAVFITGSMLALPRLGMALTFGLVVAGQVLISVLLDHFGLLVTAQHPVNIWRGLGMLLIIAGVAMVEKF from the coding sequence ATGAAAATAGCCTGGCTTTTTGTGGTCTTTTTATGTGGTGCATTATTGCCTTTACAGGGTGGGCTTAATGCCAAACTGGCGAAATTAATCGCCAGCCCTGTATATGCTTCTATGATCTGTTTTATCGTGGGAGCATTCACCATGGCCCTGTATGTTCCTTTTACAAAAGAAACATTCTCCTGGCAACTGCTTAGAGGCAGCGATATAACGGCCATTCTGGGCGGTGGTGTCATTGGCGCTGTATTCATTACAGGGAGTATGCTGGCCCTTCCAAGGTTGGGTATGGCACTTACGTTCGGCCTTGTGGTTGCCGGCCAGGTTCTCATTTCAGTATTGCTGGATCACTTTGGTCTTCTGGTAACAGCACAGCATCCTGTTAATATTTGGCGCGGCCTTGGTATGCTGCTGATCATTGCAGGAGTTGCAATGGTAGAAAAATTTTAG
- a CDS encoding carboxymuconolactone decarboxylase family protein → MKNFPVPTKEQVSPANQTIFENLNGMVGFVPNLYAIFGHSDTALSDYLALQNRKSSVRAKEREVINLVVSQVNNCSYCLSAHTQLAKMNGFTDEQILDIRRANISFDVKLDALAKLVKSATENRGHVRSEVLESFFAAGYTEANLIDVVIVIGDKIITNYLHALTDVPVDWPLAPELETATV, encoded by the coding sequence ATGAAAAATTTCCCGGTTCCAACCAAAGAACAAGTTTCTCCAGCCAATCAAACCATTTTCGAAAACCTCAATGGCATGGTAGGTTTTGTGCCAAACCTGTATGCCATCTTCGGTCACTCTGACACCGCTTTAAGCGATTACCTGGCTTTGCAAAACAGAAAATCATCTGTTCGTGCCAAAGAGCGTGAAGTAATCAATTTAGTGGTTAGCCAGGTTAATAACTGTTCTTATTGCTTAAGCGCTCATACGCAGTTAGCCAAAATGAACGGCTTTACCGATGAGCAGATTTTAGATATTCGCCGTGCAAACATCAGCTTCGACGTTAAGCTGGATGCATTAGCTAAACTGGTAAAAAGCGCTACAGAGAACCGAGGCCATGTAAGATCAGAAGTCCTAGAAAGTTTCTTCGCAGCTGGCTACACAGAAGCTAACCTGATAGACGTAGTCATCGTGATCGGCGATAAGATCATCACCAACTACCTGCATGCCTTAACTGATGTTCCGGTTGACTGGCCTTTAGCTCCTGAACTGGAAACTGCTACCGTTTAA
- a CDS encoding enoyl-CoA hydratase/isomerase family protein → MNTYNTPAYFTRFEHLNMSRTVNGVLTVRFNTNGGPIIFTGTDHREFVEAFSQIAQDRDNKVVILTGTGDEFFAQIDGPSLGDITNPRDWDKTWWEGQQSLQNLTSIGVPVISAVNGPAIVHSEFALTADIILASEKAYFQDYPHLTFGIVPGDGMQTVWARALGEYRNKYFHYTQQKITAAEAKTLGVVAEVLPDNSALLARANELAEQLLSIPELTRRHMRAMFVAPLRKALLEQVGYGLAVEGITATDLRIATEEKAKQENNT, encoded by the coding sequence GTGAACACTTACAACACTCCAGCATATTTTACCCGTTTTGAGCACCTGAATATGAGCCGTACCGTTAACGGTGTATTAACCGTTCGTTTTAACACTAACGGAGGCCCGATTATATTCACTGGTACTGACCACCGCGAATTCGTAGAGGCTTTCAGCCAGATTGCCCAGGACAGAGATAATAAAGTGGTCATTTTAACCGGTACAGGCGATGAATTTTTTGCACAGATAGACGGACCAAGTTTAGGCGATATCACTAATCCCCGCGATTGGGATAAGACCTGGTGGGAAGGCCAGCAATCCCTGCAGAACCTGACCAGCATTGGCGTACCGGTTATCTCGGCCGTTAACGGGCCCGCTATCGTACATTCTGAGTTTGCCCTGACTGCAGACATTATCCTGGCCAGCGAAAAAGCTTATTTCCAGGATTACCCGCACTTAACTTTCGGTATAGTTCCCGGAGATGGTATGCAAACTGTTTGGGCGCGAGCTTTAGGCGAGTACCGCAACAAGTACTTCCATTATACGCAACAAAAAATTACTGCTGCTGAGGCTAAAACATTAGGCGTAGTAGCGGAAGTATTGCCAGATAATAGTGCGCTGCTTGCCCGGGCAAATGAATTAGCAGAACAGCTACTTAGTATTCCCGAATTAACCCGTCGCCATATGCGTGCGATGTTTGTTGCACCACTTCGCAAAGCTTTATTAGAACAGGTAGGTTATGGTTTAGCCGTAGAAGGCATTACAGCTACAGACCTTAGAATTGCCACCGAAGAAAAAGCTAAACAAGAAAATAATACTTAA
- a CDS encoding helix-turn-helix domain-containing protein, with the protein MKISRNIKIDGQVAELAPLQIHSLQSLLAGNKQGEVPSLCEEMYLIIWCLSGTVKISLDTEVFLINENVVFCVRPGQVFTMEIDENAKGYAISFEEEYIELTDVRLAGLFRISFFNRFNSVPVIRIWGDAIALMASVADKMIQEYNNVLDLRSDILKGYLKIFMIYVCRQIKQDSHDICCSRKSDLVKLFFTQLERHYASKKMVKEYAEILAVSPSYLNDVVKQLSGRTVSHHIQQRIVLEAKRKVLQDGFSLKETAYDLGFWNPAHFSKYFKNCSGINFTDFKKGFNVNERSFV; encoded by the coding sequence ATGAAAATTAGCCGCAACATAAAGATAGATGGCCAGGTTGCTGAGCTGGCGCCCTTACAGATTCATTCCCTCCAATCGCTTCTTGCGGGAAATAAACAAGGAGAAGTGCCTTCTTTATGTGAGGAAATGTACCTGATTATCTGGTGCCTGAGTGGTACTGTCAAAATAAGCCTCGATACGGAGGTGTTTCTTATTAATGAAAACGTAGTTTTCTGCGTGAGGCCTGGCCAGGTTTTTACAATGGAGATTGATGAAAATGCGAAAGGTTATGCGATCTCTTTTGAGGAAGAATATATTGAATTAACTGATGTCAGATTAGCGGGTTTATTTCGCATTTCGTTTTTCAACCGGTTTAACTCCGTGCCAGTTATTCGTATATGGGGTGATGCGATAGCCTTAATGGCATCCGTCGCTGACAAAATGATACAGGAATATAATAATGTGCTGGATTTGCGTTCCGACATACTGAAGGGATACCTGAAGATATTCATGATCTATGTATGCCGGCAAATAAAGCAGGATAGCCATGACATTTGTTGCTCGCGGAAGTCTGACCTGGTTAAGCTTTTTTTTACACAACTGGAAAGGCACTATGCTTCCAAAAAGATGGTGAAAGAGTACGCTGAGATTTTAGCGGTATCCCCCAGTTACCTGAACGATGTGGTGAAACAATTGTCGGGACGCACGGTGAGTCATCACATACAGCAGCGGATTGTTCTGGAGGCGAAACGAAAGGTGCTTCAGGACGGTTTTAGTTTGAAGGAGACTGCATATGATCTGGGGTTTTGGAACCCTGCTCATTTCAGCAAGTATTTTAAGAACTGCTCAGGCATCAACTTCACTGACTTCAAAAAAGGTTTTAATGTAAATGAACGATCGTTCGTCTGA
- a CDS encoding alpha/beta fold hydrolase, protein MYRDLIAHLSGTYHILAPDYPGFGQSSAPDVREFSYTFDNLSVIIERFIDRLQLRNINLYMQDYGGPIGLRIASRRPELIGALIIQNANAYQEGLGQALEPLVTYIQKPDAEHEEAARVFLTLAATKWLYLNGAGDETRISPDSYITDQYYLDRAGNDEIQLALFRDYGSNLALYGKWHEYFKAHQPKTLVVWGKNDPMFIAAGGNAYGKDLPNAEIIQIEGGHFLLEEHHGFVAELISRFIPG, encoded by the coding sequence ATGTACAGGGACCTTATTGCTCATCTGTCGGGTACATATCATATTCTTGCTCCCGACTATCCCGGGTTCGGGCAAAGCAGCGCTCCTGACGTGCGGGAGTTTTCATATACGTTTGATAATTTATCGGTGATTATTGAACGATTTATTGATCGCCTGCAACTTCGGAATATCAACCTGTATATGCAGGATTATGGTGGTCCTATAGGGCTGAGGATCGCCAGCCGTCGCCCTGAATTGATCGGGGCACTTATCATACAAAATGCGAATGCATATCAGGAAGGTTTAGGGCAGGCATTGGAACCTCTGGTCACCTATATTCAAAAACCGGATGCCGAACATGAGGAAGCCGCCCGTGTTTTTCTGACATTAGCGGCTACTAAGTGGCTATATCTGAATGGCGCTGGAGATGAAACCCGTATAAGTCCGGATAGCTATATAACTGATCAATATTATCTTGACCGGGCTGGGAATGACGAAATACAACTCGCTCTTTTCCGGGATTATGGAAGTAATCTTGCCCTGTACGGGAAATGGCATGAGTATTTTAAAGCACATCAACCGAAGACATTGGTCGTATGGGGGAAAAACGATCCCATGTTTATAGCAGCCGGAGGGAATGCCTATGGAAAGGATCTACCCAATGCGGAAATAATTCAGATTGAAGGGGGGCATTTTCTACTTGAGGAGCATCATGGATTTGTCGCTGAGTTAATAAGCCGTTTTATTCCAGGATAA
- a CDS encoding SDR family oxidoreductase, with protein MKKLENKVAVITGGNSGIGLATAQLFARQGARVVITGRNQQTLDSAISQIGFDAIGVASNTADLTQIDQLYQQVYQTFGKIDILAINAGVYVTGPLSDYTEAMFDQTSDINFKGVFFSVQKALPYLNDGASIVLTGSTVSDKGLPTIAAYAATKAAVRSLARSFSAELLERKIRVNVLSPGPVDTPVFERSGASQEEIAGAKAYMAQATPVKRMGTTEEMAQAFLYLASDDSKFMVGGELLLDGGLRTL; from the coding sequence ATGAAAAAGTTAGAAAATAAAGTTGCCGTGATTACTGGTGGTAACAGCGGCATTGGTTTAGCAACCGCCCAATTATTTGCACGGCAAGGTGCCCGTGTTGTCATTACCGGCAGAAATCAGCAAACGTTGGACAGCGCAATAAGCCAGATAGGCTTTGATGCAATAGGCGTGGCTAGTAACACGGCTGATCTGACTCAAATAGATCAACTGTACCAGCAGGTATATCAAACTTTTGGAAAAATAGATATCCTGGCCATTAATGCAGGCGTTTATGTAACCGGACCATTAAGCGACTATACTGAAGCCATGTTCGACCAAACCAGTGATATCAATTTCAAGGGTGTTTTCTTCTCGGTGCAAAAAGCATTGCCTTACCTGAATGATGGCGCCTCCATTGTCCTGACAGGTTCAACTGTCAGTGATAAAGGCCTGCCCACTATTGCTGCCTATGCGGCTACAAAAGCAGCCGTCCGCTCACTAGCCCGTAGCTTTTCCGCAGAACTGCTGGAAAGGAAAATCCGTGTAAACGTGTTGTCTCCCGGCCCGGTTGATACACCCGTATTTGAAAGGAGTGGTGCCAGCCAGGAAGAAATTGCCGGTGCTAAAGCCTATATGGCACAAGCCACGCCCGTTAAGCGCATGGGTACTACGGAAGAGATGGCCCAGGCCTTTCTTTACCTCGCCTCAGACGACTCCAAATTTATGGTAGGTGGTGAACTATTGTTGGATGGCGGACTAAGAACTTTATAA
- a CDS encoding alkene reductase, with amino-acid sequence MASLTRGRATNTGLVPTPLMARYYAQRASAGLILSEGTWVNSKSIGFINVPGIYTQEQVEGWKLVTQAVHNKGGLIFSQLGHIGAASHPDFFDGELPAGPSAINPQNHSYTPQGFKDTLTPRAFTVAEIKQTIRDYRQAAKNAKEAGFDGVEVHAQAGMLIPQFLSMATNHRTDEYGGSIENRARIIFEILDAILEVWESTRLAIKFAPVAYSHVGIVTPDEETIPMFQYILKKLNDYNLAFLHIVGPAETLTGTPVEALQDNYFSHFRYHYSGRLMANLGFTQESGNAILKEGIADLVSFGAPFIANPDLPVRFKYNLPLSEINQDTLYSGDENGYTDYSEAVF; translated from the coding sequence ATGGCTTCACTCACGCGTGGACGTGCCACCAATACAGGCCTGGTTCCTACACCATTGATGGCCAGGTATTATGCACAACGCGCTTCAGCAGGCTTGATTCTGAGCGAAGGTACCTGGGTGAATTCGAAGTCTATTGGTTTTATCAACGTGCCAGGCATTTATACGCAGGAACAGGTTGAAGGATGGAAACTGGTGACCCAGGCAGTACACAATAAAGGAGGATTAATCTTCTCTCAATTAGGGCATATTGGTGCTGCATCTCATCCGGATTTTTTTGATGGTGAATTACCCGCAGGCCCTTCCGCCATTAATCCACAAAACCATTCTTATACGCCCCAGGGGTTTAAAGATACACTAACGCCCCGCGCGTTCACCGTTGCTGAAATTAAACAAACTATACGGGATTACAGGCAGGCAGCTAAGAATGCCAAAGAAGCAGGATTTGATGGTGTTGAAGTACATGCACAGGCTGGCATGTTAATTCCGCAGTTTTTGAGCATGGCTACTAATCATCGCACCGATGAGTATGGCGGAAGTATTGAAAATCGTGCGCGTATTATATTTGAAATACTGGATGCCATCTTAGAAGTATGGGAAAGCACAAGGCTAGCCATCAAGTTTGCACCGGTCGCATACAGCCATGTAGGCATCGTGACGCCGGACGAAGAAACCATCCCTATGTTCCAGTACATCCTTAAAAAACTGAACGATTATAATCTCGCTTTCCTGCACATTGTCGGGCCTGCAGAGACATTAACAGGTACACCGGTAGAAGCATTGCAGGATAATTACTTCAGTCATTTCCGCTATCACTACAGCGGCAGGTTGATGGCTAATCTGGGCTTTACGCAGGAAAGCGGGAACGCCATCCTGAAAGAAGGCATAGCCGACCTCGTATCTTTTGGCGCACCGTTCATTGCCAACCCCGATTTGCCAGTCCGCTTCAAATATAATTTGCCATTATCAGAAATCAACCAGGATACTTTGTACAGTGGGGATGAAAATGGATATACCGATTATTCTGAGGCGGTGTTTTAA
- a CDS encoding peroxiredoxin-like family protein codes for MNTQLTDTVTLATELADFQQSWNAKAPAGLQDKFENGIEETKPLNDAALKVGDTAPDFELNNASNKQVKLSALLQQGPVILSWYRGGWCPYCNIQLRYLQSYLSHFKAAGAALVALSPELPDKSLSTTEKNNLAFEVLTDYNNEVARQFRIAFTLNEELIEIYDDFHKLENYNGVSTNELPVPATYVVGTDGVIKYAFVDTDYRKRAEPAEILDVLKSL; via the coding sequence ATGAACACACAACTTACAGATACCGTAACCTTAGCCACCGAACTGGCAGACTTTCAACAATCATGGAATGCCAAAGCCCCCGCAGGCCTGCAGGATAAATTTGAGAACGGGATAGAAGAAACTAAACCGTTAAACGATGCTGCTTTAAAGGTTGGCGATACAGCTCCCGATTTTGAACTGAACAATGCTTCGAACAAACAGGTGAAACTCTCTGCATTACTACAACAAGGTCCGGTAATACTGAGCTGGTACCGGGGCGGCTGGTGCCCGTATTGTAATATCCAGTTGCGCTATCTGCAAAGCTACTTGTCCCATTTTAAAGCTGCAGGCGCTGCGCTGGTTGCCTTGTCTCCTGAGCTACCCGACAAATCGTTGAGCACAACGGAGAAGAATAACCTGGCTTTTGAAGTGTTGACTGACTATAACAACGAGGTAGCACGCCAGTTCCGCATCGCTTTTACACTTAACGAAGAGTTGATCGAGATCTATGATGATTTCCACAAGCTGGAAAACTACAACGGTGTATCTACAAACGAACTGCCTGTACCGGCAACTTATGTAGTCGGCACAGATGGCGTGATCAAGTATGCCTTTGTAGACACAGATTATCGCAAGCGTGCAGAACCTGCAGAAATACTGGACGTACTTAAAAGCCTGTAA
- a CDS encoding winged helix-turn-helix transcriptional regulator: MYERKTPLTIDCGLHLTKEVLNGKWKPAILRAISMDVKRPSEILRLFPGATRRVLNVQLKELEGHGMIEKKTYPQVPPKVEYSLTEIGWSLMPIIDAMNQWGDANRSFLENVIKQAPKINETSKTTCPVYRHITLAPKMG; encoded by the coding sequence ATGTACGAAAGAAAGACTCCCCTCACAATAGATTGCGGACTGCATCTTACTAAGGAAGTGCTGAATGGCAAATGGAAGCCAGCCATCCTCCGCGCTATTTCGATGGATGTAAAGCGTCCGAGTGAGATACTACGCTTATTTCCCGGCGCCACCCGCAGGGTGTTGAATGTACAACTCAAAGAATTGGAGGGGCATGGCATGATAGAAAAGAAAACCTACCCGCAGGTGCCGCCTAAAGTGGAGTATTCGCTTACGGAGATCGGCTGGTCGTTGATGCCTATTATTGACGCCATGAACCAATGGGGTGATGCTAATCGCAGTTTTTTGGAGAATGTTATTAAGCAAGCCCCTAAGATTAACGAAACTTCAAAAACGACATGCCCGGTTTATAGACATATAACTCTAGCGCCTAAGATGGGATAA
- a CDS encoding SDR family oxidoreductase — protein sequence MWNLNNKRILITGGTKGIGRAAVIETLKLGARVLFTARNQDEVASFQQELRDARFSATGLVSDIADAANRQDIISWVREHWGALDVLVNNAGMNIRKSTLDFTPEEYRKILAVNLIAPFELSRGLHALLAKGQHPAIINVASVAGFLDVQTGSPYAMSKAALIQQTKNLAVEWAKDRIRVNSLSPWFTETPLTEALLLNETKVHEVLSRTPLKRVGRAEEMATIIAFLAMDTSSYITGQNIIADGGMSAMALFNAVE from the coding sequence ATGTGGAACCTAAATAACAAAAGGATTCTGATCACAGGCGGCACTAAAGGTATTGGCCGGGCGGCCGTAATCGAAACGCTAAAGCTGGGGGCCCGGGTGCTATTTACCGCCAGGAACCAGGATGAAGTTGCATCCTTTCAACAGGAACTTCGGGACGCCCGGTTTTCGGCAACGGGACTGGTAAGTGATATTGCCGATGCGGCAAATCGTCAGGACATAATCAGTTGGGTTCGGGAGCATTGGGGTGCATTGGACGTACTGGTGAATAATGCCGGTATGAATATCCGTAAATCGACATTGGACTTTACACCGGAAGAATACCGGAAGATTTTAGCGGTAAATCTCATTGCACCTTTTGAACTTTCGCGTGGTTTACATGCTCTTCTCGCAAAAGGCCAACATCCCGCTATTATCAACGTGGCCTCTGTTGCCGGTTTTCTTGATGTGCAAACGGGTTCGCCGTATGCTATGTCGAAAGCAGCCTTAATCCAGCAAACAAAAAACCTGGCTGTGGAATGGGCAAAAGATAGGATCAGAGTAAATTCGCTTTCGCCTTGGTTCACTGAAACACCTCTTACCGAAGCATTGCTCCTAAACGAAACCAAAGTACATGAAGTGCTCAGCAGGACACCCTTAAAGCGAGTAGGCCGCGCTGAAGAAATGGCAACCATTATTGCTTTCCTGGCTATGGATACCTCCTCGTACATTACTGGTCAGAACATAATTGCCGATGGGGGCATGAGTGCGATGGCATTATTTAACGCGGTAGAATAG
- a CDS encoding helix-turn-helix domain-containing protein, with protein MKLQYIDPVSAGELHLTIHEQNFDRLFFQRDRKDKFLTIAWNDGPAQTVTIDGVQYTFPSHTILPMMVNQTFTFENPEQIIAWQYNRNFYCIVDHDKEVSCVGFLFYGSAQIMFIALDEQQQRKLNLLLQVFIDEFEDKDAIQRDMLQMMLKRLIIIVTRLAKKQYLNEQALTEDKLDILRKFNLMVENNYRKQHTVQFYADQLNKSPKTLANYFALYNHKSPLTVIQDRIILEAKRLLMYTDKPAKEIAYDLGYDDAAYFSNFFKKQTGCAPSDFRNTKASLLSGGQ; from the coding sequence ATGAAGCTACAGTATATAGATCCTGTTTCTGCCGGCGAACTACACCTGACCATACACGAACAAAATTTCGACCGGTTATTCTTTCAGCGGGATCGTAAAGACAAATTTTTGACTATTGCATGGAATGATGGACCGGCCCAAACAGTAACAATAGATGGTGTTCAATACACTTTCCCCTCTCATACCATATTACCGATGATGGTGAATCAAACCTTTACTTTTGAAAATCCTGAACAGATCATCGCTTGGCAGTATAACCGGAACTTCTATTGCATTGTAGACCATGATAAAGAAGTAAGCTGTGTCGGCTTTTTATTTTATGGCTCTGCACAAATTATGTTCATTGCTTTAGATGAACAGCAGCAAAGAAAATTAAATCTTTTGCTTCAAGTATTTATAGATGAATTTGAAGACAAGGACGCCATACAGCGCGACATGCTGCAAATGATGCTTAAACGGCTTATCATAATCGTAACCCGGTTAGCTAAAAAACAATACTTAAATGAACAAGCCCTAACCGAAGATAAACTTGACATACTGCGCAAATTCAATTTAATGGTTGAAAATAACTACCGGAAACAACATACGGTGCAGTTTTACGCAGATCAACTTAATAAATCACCCAAAACACTGGCTAATTACTTCGCTTTATACAACCACAAATCCCCCCTTACAGTAATACAGGACAGGATCATACTGGAAGCCAAGCGCCTGCTGATGTATACGGATAAACCGGCCAAAGAAATTGCATATGATCTGGGTTACGATGATGCGGCTTACTTTAGTAATTTTTTCAAGAAACAAACCGGCTGCGCTCCGTCTGATTTCCGGAATACCAAAGCTTCCTTACTTTCCGGCGGGCAATAG